Proteins encoded within one genomic window of Dehalococcoidia bacterium:
- a CDS encoding DNA translocase FtsK, which translates to MAARTRAKPGTRAKKAPVKAVGRRRGGQSAWSTLHDLLIRRESIGVALIVMALLAVPWLVPFTSGLADARNGFVETFGLLIFGWIGLLLYAGWLVIRDEQHKLWADWRPWAMGVAAGLFLTGFFGFFRPDWSLGDVSVHDHTLGGDLGQRLAGNPLGILAWLIIGVAAFALIWPAGAQTAMQNAPIMARAAWDWRLPHRMGAGARSMFEFIFPTKPAPTGSVKVPIDSVMWARTSGAVADEVEEDEEDEEEAVQADMFDYDEGDEEDDDGPGVTVDELGKRRSRDGWQLPSMDVLSDKKPVDDETADNTLRAQLIEETLKSFGVDARVVQVNEGPTVTQFGIEPGWEIKTRNIVEKDKEGKTVLDKDGRPKTHAEEVSRTRVRVQQITSLANDMALALAAPSIRIEAPVPGKPVLGIEVPNATKSLVTLRSVVQAQHFQKASGKSKLTLALGQSVSGEPIVADLTKMPHLLIAGTTGSGKSVCMNAIISCILMHASPSEVRFVMIDPKRVELSAFRPIPHLAFSNIVVDMDKVVGTLQAVIHEMESRYRKFASIAVRNIDGYNRSPRAAEKMPYWVVIIDELADLMMAAPFEVERQICRLAQLARATGIHLVVATQRPSVDVITGLIKANFPTRIAFAVSSQVDSRTILDMAGAEKLLGRGDMLYMAPDAAKPKRLQGVFVSDEEIEKLVEFWTQDRFADIDRPTFDHLFDEAKAELEQEGATDDMFDRAKELAYEHNRVSTSLLQRRLRIGYPRAARLVDMLEEQGVVGPNEGGGSRIVYPPDRSEGDEPEELKF; encoded by the coding sequence TTGGCCGCAAGGACGCGAGCGAAGCCCGGAACACGCGCAAAGAAGGCGCCGGTGAAGGCCGTCGGGAGGCGGCGCGGTGGCCAGTCCGCCTGGTCGACGCTGCATGACCTGCTGATCCGCCGCGAGAGCATCGGCGTCGCGCTGATCGTGATGGCCCTGCTGGCCGTGCCGTGGCTCGTGCCCTTCACCTCCGGCCTCGCCGATGCGCGCAACGGCTTCGTCGAGACATTCGGGCTGCTGATCTTCGGCTGGATCGGACTGCTGCTCTACGCCGGCTGGCTCGTCATCCGCGATGAACAGCACAAGCTGTGGGCGGACTGGCGGCCCTGGGCGATGGGCGTCGCGGCGGGCCTGTTCCTGACGGGCTTCTTCGGATTCTTCCGCCCTGACTGGAGCCTCGGCGATGTTTCCGTACACGATCACACGCTCGGCGGCGACCTGGGCCAGCGGCTCGCCGGCAACCCGCTCGGCATTCTCGCGTGGCTGATCATCGGCGTCGCCGCGTTCGCCTTGATCTGGCCAGCCGGCGCCCAGACCGCGATGCAAAACGCGCCGATCATGGCGCGCGCGGCGTGGGACTGGCGGTTGCCGCATCGCATGGGCGCAGGCGCCCGCTCGATGTTCGAGTTCATCTTCCCGACGAAGCCCGCACCCACAGGCTCGGTCAAGGTGCCGATCGATTCCGTGATGTGGGCGCGCACCTCCGGAGCGGTCGCCGACGAGGTCGAAGAGGATGAGGAGGACGAAGAGGAAGCCGTCCAGGCCGACATGTTCGATTACGACGAGGGGGACGAGGAAGACGACGATGGCCCCGGCGTCACGGTCGACGAACTCGGCAAGCGCCGCTCACGCGACGGCTGGCAGCTTCCTTCGATGGATGTCCTCAGCGACAAGAAGCCCGTGGATGATGAGACCGCCGATAACACGCTGCGGGCGCAACTCATCGAGGAAACGTTGAAGAGCTTTGGCGTCGATGCACGCGTCGTCCAGGTCAACGAAGGGCCGACGGTCACGCAGTTCGGCATCGAACCGGGGTGGGAGATCAAGACGCGCAACATCGTCGAGAAGGACAAGGAAGGCAAGACGGTCCTCGACAAGGACGGCCGGCCGAAGACGCACGCCGAAGAAGTCTCGCGGACGCGCGTGCGCGTGCAGCAGATCACGTCGCTCGCGAACGACATGGCGCTGGCGCTCGCCGCGCCTTCGATCCGCATCGAGGCCCCCGTGCCGGGTAAGCCCGTCCTCGGCATCGAAGTGCCAAACGCGACGAAGTCGCTCGTCACGTTGCGCAGCGTCGTGCAGGCGCAACATTTCCAGAAGGCGTCCGGTAAGAGCAAGCTTACGCTCGCGCTGGGCCAGAGCGTATCCGGCGAACCTATCGTCGCCGACCTGACGAAGATGCCTCACTTGTTGATCGCCGGTACGACCGGCTCCGGCAAGTCCGTCTGCATGAACGCCATCATCTCGTGCATCCTCATGCACGCATCACCCTCTGAAGTGCGGTTCGTCATGATCGACCCGAAGCGCGTCGAGCTATCGGCGTTCCGGCCGATCCCGCACCTCGCGTTCTCAAACATCGTCGTCGATATGGACAAGGTCGTGGGCACGCTGCAGGCCGTGATCCACGAGATGGAGTCGCGCTACCGCAAGTTCGCGTCGATCGCCGTCCGCAACATCGACGGTTACAACCGCAGCCCGCGCGCCGCTGAGAAGATGCCGTACTGGGTCGTCATCATCGACGAGCTTGCGGACCTGATGATGGCGGCGCCGTTCGAGGTCGAGCGCCAGATCTGCCGCCTTGCGCAGCTCGCACGCGCCACGGGCATCCACCTGGTCGTCGCGACGCAGCGCCCCTCTGTCGATGTCATCACGGGCCTGATCAAGGCGAATTTCCCCACGCGCATCGCCTTCGCGGTCAGCTCGCAAGTGGACTCGCGCACGATCCTCGATATGGCGGGCGCCGAAAAGCTGCTCGGGCGCGGCGACATGCTCTACATGGCGCCGGACGCCGCCAAGCCCAAGCGCCTGCAAGGCGTCTTCGTCTCCGACGAGGAGATCGAGAAGCTGGTGGAGTTCTGGACGCAGGATCGCTTCGCCGACATCGACCGCCCGACGTTCGACCACCTCTTCGACGAGGCGAAGGCGGAACTCGAACAGGAAGGCGCCACCGACGACATGTTCGATCGCGCGAAGGAACTGGCGTACGAGCACAACCGCGTGTCAACGTCTCTTTTGCAGCGGCGCCTCCGCATCGGGTATCCACGAGCCGCTCGTCTGGTGGACATGCTGGAGGAGCAGGGCGTCGTCGGCCCCAACGAAGGCGGCGGCTCTCGCATCGTCTACCCGCCCGATCGCAGCGAGGGCGATGAGCCGGAAGAGCTCAAGTTCTGA
- the nusB gene encoding transcription antitermination factor NusB, whose product MHNPRRKARIAALQALYESDVSHHDPLLTLERLTVEESLSEQQAAFARELVEGVIEHCASLDDVIRQAAPQWPVEQLSAVDRNILRLAIREILMNNGAPIRAAINEAVELAKSFGSDSSAKFVNGVLGSVSLSLAS is encoded by the coding sequence ATGCACAATCCTCGTCGCAAGGCACGCATCGCGGCGCTCCAGGCGCTCTACGAATCCGACGTGTCGCACCACGACCCGCTTCTGACACTCGAACGGCTGACCGTTGAGGAAAGCCTGAGCGAGCAGCAGGCGGCGTTCGCGCGCGAGTTGGTCGAAGGCGTGATCGAGCACTGCGCAAGCCTCGATGACGTGATCCGGCAGGCGGCGCCGCAGTGGCCCGTCGAGCAGTTGAGTGCCGTTGACCGGAACATCCTGCGTCTTGCGATACGAGAGATCCTCATGAATAATGGGGCGCCCATTCGGGCGGCCATCAATGAGGCCGTCGAACTTGCCAAGAGCTTCGGAAGCGACAGCTCGGCGAAGTTCGTCAACGGGGTCCTGGGGTCAGTCAGCCTGTCACTCGCCAGCTAA
- a CDS encoding sulfite exporter TauE/SafE family protein — MARGTTLGSRSTRSTLTGLAGGAFSGLSGVGGGAVMVPLLTGQLGLNQHRAHGTSLAIIMFIAVAGTFAYWQAGNVDWQLVFALAPGAVLGVIAGAKAMVRVPALQLRLAFGVFLFFVAFRQLVWEVSAGAPGSGLEGLLIEVVFGFAGGVLAGVLGVGGGAIFVPAIVIVGLAHVDGGEDPQKVAQGVSLVVIVAAGAIGTLTNLRQDTIDKNAVTWVVPAAVLAAIGASFVANRLDTEVLKRVYGLIALFLGCQIVYATLRALRRHDRAELEVERV; from the coding sequence GTGGCGAGGGGAACGACACTGGGATCGCGAAGCACACGCTCCACCCTGACGGGACTCGCGGGCGGCGCATTCAGCGGTCTCTCGGGTGTAGGCGGCGGCGCTGTCATGGTGCCCCTCCTGACTGGACAGCTCGGGCTGAACCAGCATCGCGCCCACGGCACGTCCCTCGCCATCATCATGTTCATCGCTGTCGCCGGCACGTTCGCGTACTGGCAGGCGGGGAACGTGGACTGGCAACTCGTGTTCGCCCTTGCCCCGGGCGCTGTGCTCGGTGTGATCGCGGGCGCGAAGGCGATGGTGAGAGTGCCTGCCCTGCAGCTGCGGCTGGCCTTCGGGGTGTTTCTCTTCTTCGTCGCGTTCCGCCAGTTGGTCTGGGAAGTATCAGCCGGCGCTCCTGGCTCGGGCCTCGAGGGTCTGCTGATCGAGGTGGTGTTCGGCTTCGCAGGCGGCGTGCTCGCCGGCGTGCTGGGCGTGGGCGGAGGCGCGATCTTCGTTCCAGCGATCGTGATCGTCGGCCTCGCGCACGTCGACGGCGGCGAGGACCCGCAGAAGGTCGCACAGGGCGTCTCGCTCGTGGTGATCGTCGCCGCGGGGGCGATCGGGACGCTCACCAACCTGCGGCAGGACACCATCGACAAGAATGCGGTGACGTGGGTCGTGCCGGCCGCGGTGCTCGCGGCGATCGGAGCGTCGTTCGTGGCGAACCGGCTCGACACCGAGGTGTTGAAGCGTGTCTACGGTCTGATAGCGCTCTTCCTGGGCTGTCAGATCGTGTATGCAACGCTGCGAGCGCTCCGCCGCCACGATCGGGCGGAGTTGGAAGTCGAGAGAGTCTGA
- a CDS encoding DUF177 domain-containing protein, whose product MQFNVASMLKEHTGAMREYVIDDDVVVEGERHRVSGRARFDRTPDGIFVRAQISGEQTAQCSRCLKDVRYPVNIGFEEEYIPTIDVDGGGRVDAPEGVEDAYRIDAHHMLDLAEPIAQYWAMSVPIAPLCEDACRGLCPVCGEEIAGSEHRCTREQIDDRWAALKDLKLG is encoded by the coding sequence ATGCAATTTAATGTCGCCTCCATGCTCAAAGAGCATACCGGCGCGATGCGCGAATACGTCATCGATGACGACGTCGTGGTCGAAGGCGAGCGTCACCGTGTCAGCGGCCGCGCGCGCTTCGACCGCACGCCGGATGGCATTTTCGTACGCGCGCAGATCTCCGGCGAACAAACAGCGCAGTGCAGCCGCTGTCTGAAAGACGTGCGGTATCCCGTCAACATCGGATTCGAAGAGGAGTACATCCCGACGATCGACGTCGATGGCGGCGGCCGCGTCGACGCGCCGGAGGGCGTAGAGGATGCGTACCGCATCGATGCGCACCACATGCTCGATCTCGCCGAGCCGATCGCGCAGTACTGGGCGATGTCTGTGCCGATCGCGCCGTTGTGCGAGGATGCGTGCCGCGGCCTCTGCCCGGTCTGCGGCGAGGAGATCGCGGGGTCCGAACACAGGTGTACCCGCGAGCAAATCGACGACCGTTGGGCGGCCCTGAAGGACCTCAAGCTGGGCTGA
- the rpmF gene encoding 50S ribosomal protein L32 translates to MPPLPKRKYPKARQGKRRSHLALKPAGLTRCPQCRSARLPHTACPTCGFYKRANAVEIGAAKESE, encoded by the coding sequence TTGCCACCACTGCCAAAGCGTAAATACCCGAAAGCCCGCCAGGGCAAGCGCCGCAGCCACCTGGCGCTGAAGCCGGCCGGCCTCACGCGCTGCCCCCAGTGCCGGTCCGCCCGGCTGCCCCACACCGCCTGCCCGACGTGCGGCTTTTACAAGCGCGCGAACGCCGTCGAGATCGGCGCGGCCAAGGAATCCGAGTAA
- the fabD gene encoding ACP S-malonyltransferase, giving the protein MSEAWVFPGQGSQEAGMGRDLYEQFPVARQLYDHADDVLERPISRLCFEGPDDELGKTFNAQPAIYLTSMALLAVARAEGLLTEDPAFVSGHSLGEYSALCAAGALDFDAGLRLVETRGKVTQAAADATPGGMAAILGLDEDAARDVCTTAGAELCNINAPGQIVIGGLKDAVAKACDLAIARGAKRSIPLDVGGAFHTSLMQPAVEPMRQAVLGAGLREARVPFVANATADAMTSAEAIGDELVFQLTHPVRWIQCVEYMAAEGVTAFIEIGAGRVLTGLIKRIAPGVETRNVNGAASLVA; this is encoded by the coding sequence ATGTCTGAGGCATGGGTCTTTCCGGGCCAGGGCTCCCAGGAGGCGGGTATGGGGCGCGACCTATACGAACAGTTTCCCGTCGCGCGCCAACTGTACGACCACGCCGACGACGTCCTCGAGCGCCCGATCTCGCGGCTCTGCTTCGAAGGTCCGGATGACGAGCTGGGGAAGACGTTCAACGCACAGCCGGCCATCTACCTGACCAGCATGGCGCTCCTCGCGGTCGCGCGCGCGGAGGGCCTCCTCACCGAAGACCCTGCCTTCGTTTCGGGGCATAGTCTGGGCGAGTACAGCGCGCTTTGCGCGGCGGGCGCGCTCGACTTCGACGCGGGACTGCGACTCGTCGAGACGCGTGGCAAGGTGACGCAGGCCGCGGCCGATGCGACGCCCGGCGGCATGGCGGCGATCCTCGGACTCGACGAAGACGCCGCGCGCGACGTCTGCACGACGGCGGGCGCGGAGCTTTGCAACATCAACGCTCCCGGCCAGATCGTCATCGGCGGGCTCAAGGACGCCGTTGCGAAGGCGTGCGACCTGGCGATCGCGCGGGGCGCCAAACGCTCGATCCCGCTCGATGTCGGCGGCGCCTTCCATACCTCGTTGATGCAACCGGCCGTCGAACCGATGCGGCAAGCCGTACTTGGCGCCGGTCTGCGCGAGGCGCGCGTGCCCTTCGTCGCGAACGCGACCGCCGACGCCATGACGAGCGCGGAGGCCATCGGCGATGAGTTGGTGTTCCAGCTCACGCACCCGGTGCGCTGGATCCAGTGCGTCGAGTACATGGCAGCGGAGGGCGTGACGGCATTCATCGAGATCGGAGCCGGTCGCGTGCTGACGGGGCTCATCAAGCGCATCGCGCCCGGGGTCGAGACGCGCAACGTGAACGGAGCAGCATCGCTGGTCGCATGA
- the acpP gene encoding acyl carrier protein, with the protein MATVFERVRKIIVDQLGVDEDQVVPSASFVDDLNADSLDLVELIMSMEEEFSKDGKTLEISDEDAEKIATVQDAVDYLKDLGLEDE; encoded by the coding sequence GTGGCAACGGTGTTTGAACGTGTGCGCAAGATCATCGTCGACCAGCTCGGCGTCGATGAGGATCAAGTGGTGCCCAGTGCCTCCTTCGTGGACGACCTCAATGCGGACTCCCTCGACCTCGTCGAGCTGATCATGTCCATGGAGGAAGAGTTCAGCAAGGACGGCAAGACGCTCGAAATCTCCGACGAGGACGCCGAGAAGATCGCCACCGTCCAGGATGCGGTCGACTACTTGAAGGACCTGGGGCTCGAGGACGAGTAA
- a CDS encoding ankyrin repeat domain-containing protein — MSAPMFEAIANGDIEAVRRLVDADHTVARAHNEQGVSAIMFALYRWQHDIVEVLRPHAAPLDAFEAAAAGDAARLRELLAADPAIAKAYAADGFTALHLAAFFSRQDAARALVDCGADVLAVTRNDMANQPLHAAAAGGSVAICELLVKRGADVNAKQHGGYTPLHEAAHRADVAMIDLVLAAGADRSITTDDGKTARDMALEGRSAKRQRRRSWQGDPQRSERSRP; from the coding sequence GTGAGTGCTCCCATGTTTGAAGCGATCGCCAATGGTGACATCGAAGCCGTCAGGCGGCTCGTCGATGCAGATCATACTGTGGCGCGCGCACACAATGAGCAGGGCGTATCGGCGATCATGTTCGCGCTCTATCGCTGGCAGCACGACATCGTGGAAGTGCTGCGGCCCCACGCCGCGCCGCTCGACGCGTTCGAGGCGGCTGCGGCCGGCGATGCGGCGCGGCTGCGCGAGCTGCTCGCCGCCGATCCGGCCATTGCCAAAGCGTACGCGGCGGACGGCTTCACCGCGCTGCACCTCGCGGCGTTTTTCTCGCGCCAAGACGCCGCCCGGGCGCTGGTCGATTGCGGCGCCGATGTGTTGGCGGTGACGCGCAACGACATGGCGAACCAACCGCTGCACGCCGCGGCGGCCGGCGGTTCCGTCGCCATCTGCGAGTTGCTGGTGAAGCGGGGCGCGGACGTGAACGCGAAGCAGCACGGCGGCTATACGCCGCTGCACGAGGCAGCGCATCGCGCGGACGTGGCGATGATCGACCTCGTCCTGGCGGCCGGGGCCGACCGCAGCATCACGACCGACGACGGCAAGACGGCGCGCGATATGGCGCTGGAGGGGAGGTCGGCGAAGAGGCAGCGGCGGCGAAGCTGGCAGGGTGACCCGCAGCGATCGGAGCGCTCCCGGCCCTGA
- the fabG gene encoding 3-oxoacyl-[acyl-carrier-protein] reductase encodes MNRLFDLTGKTALVTGGSRGIGRAVSLALAAHGANVAINYALNTAAAEETAREIGEGRAITLAGDVSDSATAARLIEGTVAAFGRIDILVNNAGVTADDLILRMSEDAWDRVIDTNLKGAFALTKAALRPMVRQRWGRIISISSVAGIVGNAGQANYSAAKAGMIGLTKAIAKEVASRNITANVIAPGFIDTEMTANLTDAQREEITRMVAVGRTGTPADVAPAAVFLASEEAAYVTGHVLTVDGGLVMY; translated from the coding sequence ATGAACAGACTGTTTGACCTGACCGGAAAGACCGCGCTCGTGACGGGCGGCTCACGTGGCATCGGGCGGGCCGTCTCGCTGGCGCTGGCAGCGCACGGCGCGAACGTGGCGATCAACTACGCGTTGAACACCGCGGCGGCCGAGGAGACAGCCCGCGAGATCGGCGAGGGCCGCGCCATCACGCTCGCCGGCGACGTCTCCGACTCGGCGACGGCGGCCCGGCTCATCGAAGGCACCGTCGCGGCGTTCGGCCGCATCGACATCCTGGTCAACAACGCCGGCGTGACGGCTGACGACCTGATCCTCCGGATGTCGGAGGACGCGTGGGACCGCGTAATCGACACGAATCTCAAGGGTGCCTTCGCGCTCACGAAGGCGGCGTTGCGGCCCATGGTGCGTCAGCGGTGGGGACGCATCATCTCCATCAGCAGCGTTGCGGGAATCGTCGGAAACGCTGGGCAGGCGAACTACTCCGCCGCCAAGGCAGGTATGATTGGACTGACGAAAGCGATCGCCAAGGAGGTCGCTTCCCGGAACATTACGGCGAACGTTATAGCGCCGGGATTCATCGATACGGAGATGACCGCGAACCTGACAGATGCGCAGCGCGAAGAGATCACGCGGATGGTGGCCGTAGGGCGCACCGGCACGCCTGCCGATGTCGCGCCGGCGGCAGTCTTCCTCGCTTCAGAAGAAGCAGCATACGTCACGGGCCACGTGCTGACCGTCGATGGCGGACTGGTGATGTACTGA
- a CDS encoding uracil-DNA glycosylase, with protein sequence MDAADDKRRALAKVAKSVAACRDCGLCKSRTNAVPGEGNADADIMFIGEGPGFYEDQQGRPFVGASGKFLDSLIASIGYDRRKVFITNVVKCRPPENRDPQPDEIEACGKYLQEQIDIINPKVIVTLGRHSMQRYFPGEAISRVHGQPRRKSDQIVVPMYHPAAALHQGNLRRVIEADFAKLPDFLARALNGGVAATAAATPVPAHMRAEAPQPQPAPPVEAAATTSDPDPQQMRLL encoded by the coding sequence ATGGACGCAGCAGACGACAAGCGCCGGGCGCTCGCAAAGGTGGCGAAGAGCGTCGCCGCATGTCGCGACTGCGGGCTCTGTAAGAGCCGCACGAACGCCGTCCCCGGCGAAGGCAACGCAGACGCCGACATCATGTTCATCGGCGAAGGCCCCGGCTTCTACGAAGATCAGCAGGGGCGCCCGTTCGTCGGCGCCTCCGGCAAGTTTCTCGACAGCCTGATCGCATCGATCGGTTACGACCGGCGCAAGGTCTTCATCACGAACGTCGTCAAGTGCCGGCCGCCCGAAAACCGCGACCCGCAGCCGGACGAGATCGAAGCCTGCGGCAAGTATCTGCAGGAACAGATCGACATCATCAACCCGAAGGTGATCGTGACGCTCGGCCGTCACTCGATGCAGCGCTATTTCCCGGGCGAGGCGATCAGCCGCGTGCACGGGCAGCCGCGGCGCAAGAGCGACCAGATCGTCGTGCCGATGTACCACCCGGCCGCCGCGCTCCACCAGGGCAACCTGCGCCGGGTCATCGAGGCGGACTTCGCGAAGCTGCCGGACTTTCTCGCGCGCGCCCTCAACGGCGGCGTCGCGGCGACGGCGGCGGCCACGCCAGTGCCGGCGCACATGCGCGCCGAAGCTCCACAGCCGCAACCCGCGCCGCCAGTCGAGGCCGCCGCGACGACATCGGACCCGGACCCGCAGCAGATGCGGTTGCTGTAA
- a CDS encoding twin-arginine translocase TatA/TatE family subunit — MNFVGIGPQELIVILVVALIFVGPQRLPKLAADLARMIREIRRYTGGIAAEFNEAIKDFEKDTEPERTQWKEIGQGLGDATRAADEVAQGVQADAAGAPKPAESSANGASAQAPQNRAAPEPAPATEDRP; from the coding sequence ATGAATTTCGTCGGTATCGGACCCCAGGAACTGATCGTCATCCTGGTCGTCGCGCTCATCTTTGTCGGTCCGCAGCGGCTGCCGAAGCTGGCGGCTGACCTCGCCCGCATGATCCGGGAGATTCGCCGGTACACAGGCGGCATTGCGGCCGAGTTCAACGAGGCGATCAAGGACTTCGAGAAGGACACCGAGCCAGAGCGCACGCAGTGGAAGGAGATCGGCCAGGGCCTCGGCGATGCGACCCGGGCCGCCGACGAGGTCGCGCAGGGCGTGCAGGCTGACGCCGCCGGCGCTCCGAAGCCCGCCGAGTCGTCGGCGAACGGCGCCAGCGCGCAGGCTCCGCAGAACCGCGCCGCTCCCGAGCCGGCGCCCGCCACCGAGGATCGCCCTTGA
- the tatC gene encoding twin-arginine translocase subunit TatC — protein MTTQAPPIQGRGRNENPEKVLSVIEHLEELRNRVMWAAGALVLGIGVSVWPLTGYAIEFLMQPGKDEVEDFKLHQFQLLDYWSTYFRVSLLLGLAIAMPMIMYQLLAFVSPAMTKHEKRWLYPLVAGASVMFIIGMAFAYYVELPPALDFLLNPATDDVEPTIGIKAYIDTVTRLLLITGLVFQLPFVIMALAKIGVVNSKQLIGFWRYAVLLAVVAAAIVTPSIDPITQTIVALPIVVLYGAGTLMAKLVEGNTFIGSRRM, from the coding sequence TTGACCACCCAGGCTCCTCCGATCCAGGGCCGCGGCCGCAACGAGAACCCGGAGAAGGTGCTCAGCGTCATCGAGCACCTGGAGGAATTGCGCAATCGCGTCATGTGGGCGGCGGGTGCGCTCGTGCTTGGCATCGGCGTGTCCGTCTGGCCGCTGACCGGCTACGCGATCGAGTTCCTCATGCAGCCCGGCAAGGACGAAGTCGAGGACTTCAAGCTGCACCAGTTCCAGTTGCTTGATTACTGGAGCACGTACTTCCGCGTCTCACTCTTGCTTGGCCTCGCCATTGCGATGCCGATGATCATGTACCAGCTGTTGGCCTTCGTTTCGCCGGCAATGACGAAGCACGAGAAGCGCTGGCTGTACCCGCTCGTCGCAGGCGCTTCGGTGATGTTCATCATCGGCATGGCGTTCGCCTATTATGTCGAGCTGCCCCCCGCGCTCGACTTCCTGCTCAACCCCGCTACCGACGACGTCGAGCCGACGATCGGCATCAAGGCGTACATCGACACGGTCACCAGGCTGTTGCTGATCACGGGCCTCGTGTTTCAGTTGCCGTTCGTCATCATGGCGCTCGCGAAGATCGGCGTCGTGAACTCGAAGCAGCTCATTGGCTTCTGGCGCTACGCCGTCCTGCTCGCCGTCGTCGCGGCGGCCATCGTCACGCCTTCGATCGACCCGATCACGCAGACGATTGTCGCCCTGCCGATTGTCGTCCTCTACGGAGCCGGCACCCTCATGGCGAAACTCGTCGAAGGCAACACCTTCATCGGCTCGCGGCGGATGTAA
- a CDS encoding ribonuclease J, translated as MTETKLRIIPLGGLGEIGKNMMLFEYGDDVIAIDCGLMFPAEDMLGVDLVIPDVSYIIENRKNLRAIFITHGHEDHTGALPYILKQINVPVYATPLAHGLITVKLKEARLLASTDLREMHLGDVVEEGPFTIEPFQVAHSIPDSVGYAIRTPVGICIHTGDFKLDHTPVMGQATDLSRLAQYGEEGVTLLLGDSTYAEVPGYTPSEQIVGESIFKLMAKAQGRVVVTTFASLIARVQQVFDAAEATGRRVFITGRSMIDNVNMAIERGYLRAPEGMLVSVRELPNIPHDKLAIVTTGSQGEPTSALTRMANQDHQHIKIVEGDTVILSASAVPGNEALVHRTVDNLFKLGAKVLYNRIADVHVRGHAAQEELKIVHSLVRPKYFVPVHGEYRHMVLHAQLAEAMNQGTETFILTDGDVLEIGTQGADFGARIEADYVYVDGLGVGDIDHVVLRDRKHLASDGMVVVILAMDKQTGRVAGRPEVVSRGFVDMDESDDLIERTRNTVLKSLEGADHIVEWGAVHTSVKDAVAKFLYDETRRRPMVLPVAVEV; from the coding sequence ATGACAGAGACCAAACTGCGCATCATTCCGCTCGGCGGACTCGGAGAGATCGGCAAGAACATGATGCTCTTCGAGTACGGCGACGACGTCATCGCCATCGACTGCGGGCTGATGTTCCCGGCCGAGGACATGCTCGGCGTCGACCTGGTGATCCCTGATGTCAGCTACATCATCGAGAACCGCAAGAATCTGCGCGCGATCTTCATCACGCACGGGCACGAGGACCACACCGGCGCCCTGCCGTACATCCTCAAGCAGATAAACGTGCCCGTCTACGCGACGCCGCTCGCGCACGGGCTGATCACCGTAAAGCTCAAGGAAGCGCGGCTGCTCGCCAGCACGGACCTGCGGGAGATGCACCTCGGCGATGTCGTCGAGGAAGGGCCGTTCACGATCGAGCCGTTCCAGGTCGCGCACAGCATTCCCGACTCCGTCGGATACGCGATCCGCACGCCTGTCGGCATCTGCATCCACACCGGCGACTTCAAACTCGACCACACGCCGGTCATGGGGCAGGCCACCGACCTCTCGCGGCTGGCGCAGTACGGCGAGGAAGGCGTGACGCTGCTGCTCGGCGACTCCACGTACGCCGAAGTGCCCGGCTATACGCCGTCCGAGCAGATCGTGGGCGAGTCGATCTTCAAGCTCATGGCGAAGGCGCAAGGGCGCGTCGTCGTGACGACGTTCGCGTCGCTGATCGCGCGCGTGCAGCAAGTATTCGATGCCGCGGAGGCGACGGGGCGGCGCGTGTTCATCACCGGCCGCAGCATGATCGACAACGTGAACATGGCCATCGAGCGCGGCTATCTGCGGGCGCCGGAGGGCATGCTCGTCTCGGTGCGCGAGTTGCCGAACATCCCGCACGATAAGCTCGCGATCGTCACAACGGGCAGCCAGGGCGAACCGACATCGGCGCTGACGCGCATGGCGAACCAGGATCACCAGCACATCAAGATCGTCGAAGGAGATACCGTCATCCTGTCGGCGTCGGCCGTGCCGGGCAACGAAGCGCTCGTACACCGCACCGTCGACAACCTGTTCAAGCTCGGCGCGAAGGTGCTGTACAACCGCATCGCCGATGTGCACGTGCGCGGGCACGCCGCGCAGGAAGAGCTGAAGATCGTGCACTCGCTTGTGCGCCCGAAGTACTTCGTGCCGGTGCACGGCGAGTACCGGCACATGGTGCTGCACGCGCAGCTCGCCGAAGCGATGAACCAGGGCACGGAGACCTTCATCCTCACCGACGGCGACGTGCTAGAGATCGGCACGCAAGGCGCTGACTTCGGCGCTCGCATCGAAGCGGATTACGTGTACGTCGATGGCCTCGGCGTCGGCGACATTGACCACGTCGTGCTGCGCGACCGTAAGCATCTCGCGTCCGACGGCATGGTCGTGGTCATTCTCGCCATGGACAAGCAGACGGGCCGCGTCGCCGGACGCCCCGAAGTCGTCTCGCGCGGCTTCGTCGACATGGACGAAAGCGACGATCTCATCGAACGCACGCGCAACACGGTGTTGAAGTCGCTCGAAGGCGCCGACCACATTGTTGAATGGGGCGCCGTGCATACGTCCGTAAAGGATGCCGTCGCGAAGTTCCTGTACGACGAGACGCGTCGCAGACCGATGGTGCTGCCCGTAGCGGTGGAGGTCTAG